One Aphidius gifuensis isolate YNYX2018 linkage group LG3, ASM1490517v1, whole genome shotgun sequence DNA window includes the following coding sequences:
- the LOC122851714 gene encoding microsomal glutathione S-transferase 1-like → MVTISEDLFKEFAFWGSILVMKTLAMSLLTARQRFAKNVFANPEDRQSKTSKIAAIDEDVERVRRAHRNDLENILPWFVMTLIWLTTGPSYWTAMILIRGFVISRIVHTFVYAIWAKQPHRAIAWFIGYGITIYQAISTLIYYF, encoded by the exons atggtTACAATAAGTGAAGATTTATTCAAAGAATTTGCATTTTGGGGATCAATTTTGGTGATGAAAACATTGGCTATGTCACTTTTAACAGCTCGTCAACGTTTTGCTAAAAAT gtaTTTGCAAATCCAGAAGACAGACAATctaaaacatcaaaaatagCTGCTATTGATGAGGATGTTGAAAGAGTAAGAAGAGCACATAGAAATGATTTGGAAAATATTCTTCCTTGGTTTGTCATGACATTGATTTGGTTGACAACTGGACCATCTTACTGGACAGCTATGATTTTGATTAGAGGATTTGTTATTTCTAGAATTGTTCATACATTTGTATATGCTATTTGGGCAAAACAACCACACAGAGCAATTGCATGGTTCATTGGTTATGGAATCACAATTTATCAAGCAATTTcaactttaatttattatttttaa
- the LOC122853555 gene encoding probable cytochrome P450 6a14 has translation MEFQIQTYIIGFIAIILTIYYYITKKLNYWKNLGVPGPKPVPIFGNFTKLFLKKLTVGQVIQNIYTKWKHEAFVGVYKGHSPQLIINDLDLIKTILIKDFDTFNGRGVAVNEDIDPLTANIVNIDGHRWKFIRAKLTPIFTTGKLKHMIELMVECADHFEIYLSNQLKKSNVIDCREVAAKFTTDVIGSCAFGINMNALSNDESEFRKIGRKLFESNFYTMGKRLLREITPWLFTSLKISLMDSKISKFFINTINETIDVRKNNNIIRNDLIDLFINIKKTENNNEIQFTDSLMTAQAFVFFAAGFETSSTLISMSLYELAIEPKVQEKLRSEIIGTLKNNDGKLSYDVINSMKYLDMVMQETLRKDPPVSTLIRRACRSYKIPETNTTIEKGTNVNIPVYAIHHDPSYYPSPEKFDPERFTDSAKAQRHPMTLLAFGDGPKNCIGLRFAGYQFKLGIIKILKNYRVKPSKSTVVPYEIDKGSVILTPKNGIHLVFEPLKLNYWENLGVPGPKPVPVFGNFTKLFLKKLTVGQVIQNIYTKWKHEAFVGVYKGHSPQLIINDLDLIKTILIKDFDTFNGRGIVINEDIDPLSANIVNIDGPRWKFIRAKLTPLFTTGKLKQMIELMVECADHFEIYLSNQLKKSNVIDCREVAAKFTTDVIGSCAFGINMNALSNDESEFRKVGRKVFESDFYKMMKRLLRETSPWLFTSLKISLMDSKISKFFMDTINETIDVRKNNNIVRNDLIDLFINIKKTENNNEIKFTDSLMTAQAFIFFVGGFETSSTTISMSLYELAIEPKVQEKLRNEIIETLKNSDGQLSYDVINSMKYLDMVMQETLRKNPPVSTLIRRACRSYKIPETNTTIEKGTNVNIPVYAIHHDPSYYPSPEKFDPERFTDSAKAQRHPMTFLAFGDGPKNCIGLRFAGYQFKLGIIKILKNYRVKPSKSTVVPYEIDKGSFILTPKNGIHLVFEPL, from the exons ATGGAATTTCAAATACAAACATATATCATAGGATTTATTgcaattattttgacaatatattattatataacaaaaaaattaaattactggAAAAATCTTGGTGTACCTGGTCCAAAACCAGTGCCAATATTTGGTAATTTTActaaattgtttttgaaaaaattaacagttgGTCAAgtgattcaaaatatatatacaaaatggaAACATGAAGCATTTGTTGGAGTTTACAAAGGTCACAGTCCTCAGTTAATAATCAATGATCTtgatttgataaaaacaatattaatcaaaGATTTTGATACATTTAATGGACGTGGAGTTGCTGTAAATGAGGACATTGATCCACTCACtgcaaatattgttaatattgatGGACATCGATGGAAATTTATACGTGCTAAACTAACACCAATATTTACTActggaaaattaaaacacaTGATTGAATTGATGGTAGAATGTGCTgatcattttgaaatatatttatcaaatcaattgaaaaaatcaaaCGTCATTGACTGTCGAGAAGTTGCTGCGAAATTTACAACTGATGTCATAGGTTCTTGCGCATTTGGAATAAATATGAATGCattatcaaatgatgaaaGTGAATTTCGTAAAATtggtagaaaattatttgaatcaaatttttataccaTGGGAAAACGTTTATTAAGAGAAATTACACCGTGGTTGTTTACCTCTTTAAAAATAAGCTTAATGGAttcaaaaataagtaaatttttcataaatacgattaatgaaacaattgatgttagaaaaaataataatattattagaaatgatttaattgatttatttattaacattaaaaaaacagaaaataataatgaaattcaatTTACTGATAGTCTCATGACTGCTCAggcatttgtattttttgctgcag gTTTTGAGACAAGTAGTACTTTAATTTCAATGTCCTTGTATGAACTTGCTATTGAGCCAAAGGTTCAGGAAAAATTAAGAAGTGAAATTATTGGAACGTTGAAGAATAATGATGGAAAATTAAGTTATGATGTTATTAACAGTATGAAATATCTCGACATGGTAATGCAAGAAACCCTGAGAAAAGATCCACCAGTTTCAACGCTTATTAGGCGAGCTTGTAGATCATATAAAATACCAGAAACAAATACGACAATTGAAAAAGGAACGAACGTTAATATACCAGTTTATGCTATTCATCATGATCCAAGCTATTATCCAAGTCCAGAGAAATTTGATCCTGAACGTTTTACTGATAGTGCCAAGGCCCAGAGACATCCTATGACACTTTTAGCTTTTGGGGATGGTCCTAAAAATTGCAtag gacTTCGGTTTGCTGGTTATCAATTTAAACTGgggattattaaaattttaaaaaattatagagtCAAACCGTCAAAGTCAACAGTGGTACcatatgaaattgataaagGCTCAGTTATTTTAACTCCGAAAAATGGTATTCATCTTGTCTTTGAGCctct aaaattaaattattgggAAAATCTTGGTGTACCTGGTCCCAAGCCAGTGCCAGTGTTTGGTAATTTTActaaattgtttttgaaaaaattaacagttgGTCAAgtgattcaaaatatatatacaaaatggaAACATGAAGCATTTGTTGGAGTTTACAAAGGTCACAGTCctcaattaataatcaatgatcttgatttgataaaaacaatattaatcaaaGATTTTGATACATTTAATGGACGTGGAATTGTTATAAATGAGGACATTGATCCACTTTCtgcaaatattgttaatattgatGGACCAAGATGGAAATTCATACGTGCTAAACTAACACCATTATTTACAActggaaaattaaaacaaatgattgaattgaTGGTGGAATGTGCTgatcattttgaaatatatttatcaaatcaattgaaaaaatcaaatgtcatTGACTGTCGAGAAGTTGCTGCGAAATTTACAACTGATGTCATAGGTTCTTGCGCATTTGGAATAAATATGAATGCattatcaaatgatgaaaGTGAATTTCGTAAAGTTGGTAGAAAAGTATTTGAATCTGATTTTTATAAGATGATGAAACGTTTATTAAGAGAAACTTCACCGTGGTTGTTTACCTCTTTAAAAATAAGCTTAATGGAttcaaaaataagtaaattttttatggatACGATTAACGAAACAATTgatgttagaaaaaataataatattgttagaaatgatttaattgatttatttattaatattaagaaaacagagaataataatgaaattaaatttactgatAGTCTAATGACGGCTCaggcatttatattttttgttggag gttTTGAGACTAGTAGTACTACAATTTCAATGTCCTTGTATGAACTTGCTATTGAGCCAAAAGTACAGGAGAAATTAAGAAATGAGATCATTGAAACATTAAAGAATAGTGATGGACAATTAAGTTATGATGTTATTAACAGTATGAAATATCTCGACATGGTAATGCAAGAAACTCTGAGAAAAAATCCACCAGTTTCAACGCTCATTAGGAGAGCTTGTAGATCATATAAAATACCAGAAACAAATACGACAATTGAAAAAGGAACGAACGTTAATATACCAGTTTATGCTATTCATCATGATCCAAGCTATTATCCAAGTCCAGAGAAATTTGATCCTGAACGTTTTACTGATAGTGCCAAGGCCCAGAGACATCCTATGACATTTTTAGCTTTTGGGGATGGTCCTAAAAATTGCAtag gacTTCGGTTTGCTGGTTATCAATTCAAGCTgggtattattaaaattttaaaaaattatagagtCAAACCATCAAAATCAACAGTGGTACcatatgaaattgataaaggctcatttattttaactccGAAAAATGGTATACATCTTGTTTTTGAGCCACTTTAA
- the LOC122851717 gene encoding microsomal glutathione S-transferase 1-like, which yields MISINESLMKEFGFWGSILIIKTLFMSLLTVSQRAVRKVVANPEDVLVSGLRCDVDENVERVRRAHRNDMENIFPWFIITAIWLTTGPCSVVSPWLIRTFVIARIFHTIFYAMLAKQPYRAILWLTGYGITIYEATMTLIYYCY from the exons atgatttctATAAATGAAAGCTTGATGAAAGAGTTTGGTTTTTGGggatcaatattaataataaaaacattattcatgTCATTATTAACAGTTAGTCAACGTGCTGTTAGAAAG gtTGTTGCAAATCCAGAGGATGTATTAGTATCAGGATTACGTTgtgatgttgatgaaaatgTTGAAAGAGTAAGAAGAGCACATAGAAATGacatggaaaatatttttccttggTTTATTATAACAGCAATTTGGCTAACAACTGGTCCATGTTCTGTTGTATCACCTTGGTTGATAAGAACATTTGTTATTGCCAGAATAtttcatacaattttttatgcaATGTTGGCTAAACAACCATACAGAGCTATCTTATGGCTAACTGGTTATGGAATAACAATATATGAAGCAACTATgacattgatttattattgttattga
- the LOC122853554 gene encoding probable cytochrome P450 6a14, whose translation MEFQIQTYTIGFILIILTIFYLVTKKLNYWENLGVPGPKPVPVFGNFTKLFLKKLTAVYKGHSPQLIINDLDLIKTILIKDFDTFNGRGILINEDTDPLSANIVNIDGPRWKFIRAKLTPLFTTSKLKQMIELMVECADHFEIYLSNQLKKSNVIDCREVAAKFTTDVIGSCAFGINMNALSNDESEFRKIGRKVFESNFYAIMKSLLGEIIDIRKKNNIIRNDLIDLFINIKKTENNNEIEFTDSLMTAQAFVFFLGGFETSSTLISMSLYELAFEPKVQEKLRNEIIETLKNNDGQLSYDVINSMKYLDMVMQETLRKDPPILTLIRRACRSYKIPETITTIEKGTTVNIPVYAIHHDPSFYPSPEKFDPERFTDSAKAQRHPMTFLAFGDGPKNCIGLRFAGYQFKLGIIKILKNYRVKPSKSTVVPYEIDKGSFILTPKNGIHLVFEPLQSKIKINC comes from the exons ATGGAATTTCAAATACAAACATATACCATAGGATTTATTctaattattttgacaatattttatttggtaacaaaaaaattaaattattgggAAAATCTTGGTGTACCTGGTCCTAAGCCAGTACCAGTGTTTGGTAATTTTActaaattgtttttgaaaaaattaacagctg TTTACAAAGGTCACAGTCctcaattaataatcaatgatcttgatttgataaaaacaatattaatcaaaGATTTTGATACATTTAATGGACGTGGAATTCTTATAAATGAGGACACTGATCCACTTTCtgcaaatattgttaatattgatGGACCAAGATGGAAATTCATACGTGCTAAATTAACACCATTATTTACGACtagtaaattaaaacaaatgattgaattgaTGGTAGAATGTGCTgatcattttgaaatatatttatcgaatcaattaaaaaaatcaaacgtCATTGACTGTCGAGAAGTTGCTGCGAAATTTACAACTGATGTCATAGGTTCTTGTGCATTTGGAATAAACATGAATGCCTTATCAAATGATGAAAGTGAATTTCGTAAAATTGGTAGAAAAGTATttgaatcaaatttttatgcGATTATGAAAAGTTTATTAGGAGAAATT attgatattagaaaaaaaaataatattattagaaatgatttaattgatttatttatcaatattaaaaaaacagagaataataatgaaattgaatttacTGATAGTCTAATGACTGCTCAGgcatttgtatttttcttgggag GTTTTGAGACAAGTAGCACTTTAATTTCAATGTCACTCTATGAACTTGCTTTTGAGCCAAAAGTACAGGAGAAATTAAGAAATGAGATCATTGAAACATTGAAGAATAATGATGGACAATTGAGTTATGATGTTATTAACAGTATGAAATATCTCGATATGGTAATGCAAGAAACTCTGAGAAAAGATCCACCGATTTTAACGCTCATTAGGAGAGCTTGTAGATCATATAAAATACCAGAAACAATTACGACAATTGAAAAAGGAACAACCGTTAATATACCAGTTTATGCTATTCATCATGATCCAAGCTTTTATCCAAGCCCAGAGAAATTTGATCCTGAACGTTTTACTGATAGTGCCAAGGCCCAGAGACATCCTATGACATTTTTGGCTTTTGGGGATGGTCCTAAAAATTGCatag gacTTCGGTTTGCTGGTTACCAATTTAAACTGgggattattaaaattttaaaaaattacagagTCAAACCGTCAAAGTCAACAGTGGTACcatatgaaattgataaaggctcatttattttaactccAAAAAATGGTATTCATCTTGTTTTCGAGCCACTTCAATctaagattaaaataaattgctag
- the LOC122853556 gene encoding cytochrome P450 6j1-like codes for MELGVVELLIGLSVVLTWCYFKYLRNDYWIKLGIPGPKPLPIVGNFYKAAFGNISLIENVDEVYNNWKNERYYGVYLGLNPMLIINDPELTKLILVKEFNTFPSRGIYVPENDDSLQSNIFALDGHRWKVLRTHLTPLFTIKKNNVIEIREFSAKFTTDVIGSCVFGINTNSITNEDSEFQLAQALDCQEKLRAEIKEILGKFGGKLSYEIINEMKYLDMVIKVFFPIHSFQRDPEYFRNPDVFDPLRFSEERKSEIIPGTYSPFGHGPKNCIGERFANYQTKIGLISIVKNFIIEPSEFTKKTYVIDKASLVLAMKGGVHLKLVPCN; via the exons ATGGAGCTGGGTGTTGTTGAGTTGTTAATTGGCTTGAGTGTTGTATTAACTtggtgttattttaaatatttacgtaATGATTATTGGATTAAATTGGGTATTCCTGGACCAAAACCATTGCCAATTgttggaaatttttataaagctgCATTTGGAAATATATCATTGATCGAAAATGTAGAtgaagtttataataattggaaaaatGAACGTTACTATGGTGTATATTTAGGATTAAATCCAATGTTAATTATCAATGATCcagaattaacaaaattaattcttgTTAAAGAATTTAATACATTTCCAAGTCGTGGTATTTATGTACCAGAAAATGATGATTCATTACAGTCAAATATATTTGCACTTGATGGACATAGATGGAAAGTATTACGAACACATTTAACACCATTATTTACAA ttaaaaaaaataatgtcattgaaATAAGAGAATTTTCAGCTAAATTTACTACTGATGTTATTGGCTCTTGTGTATTTGgaataaatacaaattcaaTTACAAATGAAGATAGTGAATTTC AACTTGCACAAGCATTAGATTGTCAAGAAAAACTTAGAGctgaaattaaagaaattcTTGGTAAATTTGGAGGAAAATTAAgctatgaaattattaatgaaatgaaGTATCTTGATATGGTTAtaaaag ttttttttcctatACATTCATTTCAACGTGATCCAGAATATTTTAGAAATCCCGATGTATTTGATCCACTGAGATTCAGTGAAGAAAGAAAATCAGAAATTATTCCTGGAACTTATAGTCCATTTGGACATGGACCAAAAAACTGTATTG GTGAAAGATTTGCAAATTATCAAACGAAAATAGGATTAAtatcaattgtaaaaaattttataattgaaccATCggaatttactaaaaaaacatATGTTATTGATAAAGCATCACTCGTTCTTGCTATGAAAGGAGGTGTTCATCTTAAGCTTGTTCcttgcaattaa